A window of the Peptostreptococcaceae bacterium genome harbors these coding sequences:
- the rplV gene encoding 50S ribosomal protein L22, with amino-acid sequence MEARAIAKYVRVSFRKIQPIAVMVRGKNVDEALAILKFTPNKGARVFESVIKSAKANAENNHEMDSEKLYIAEIYANKGPHMKRWNAGSMGRANPILRRTSHVGVVLKEKA; translated from the coding sequence ATGGAAGCGAGAGCTATAGCTAAATACGTCAGAGTTTCATTTAGAAAGATTCAGCCGATTGCCGTTATGGTGAGAGGAAAAAACGTAGATGAAGCCTTGGCGATACTGAAATTTACGCCTAACAAAGGCGCAAGAGTATTTGAAAGTGTAATAAAATCAGCCAAAGCCAACGCTGAAAACAATCATGAAATGGATTCGGAAAAGCTCTATATCGCAGAAATTTATGCGAACAAGGGACCGCACATGAAAAGATGGAATGCCGGTTCTATGGGTAGGGCAAACCCGATTCTTAGAAGAACTAGTCATGTCGGTGTTGTTTTGAAAGAAAAAGCGTAA